The Alphaproteobacteria bacterium GM7ARS4 genomic interval TGGTTAAGTCTGTCCGTATAGATGGCAACATCTTGTCCCATCCCCACGTCGGCTCGCAACAGGCTCGATAACACGGATACGTTCGCCATCCATCCACAAGCAAACAAGAGGGACGCCTCCATGCCCTTGCCTGCGGCTATGGCACGCTCTACCTTATGGCATAGGCTCTGATGATGACACCCTAAGAGCCTTGATGCCCCGCTCCCCACCCCCCATCTCGCCGCCCATTCTTGCGCCCTTGCGATGAGAAAAGGGTCGAGGGACATGGCAAGATAGTCATTGCTCCCCCAATTGACACAGGGACGCCCCCCTCTTGTGATGTTTCCTGTCGTATCGGCATGCCCTCCTTCATCACCCTGTATCACACGATACAGCCCTTTCTTTTTTCTTTCTTCAAGGACGCTGTCATAAAGGGTATGATGGTGCTGTGTCATCCTGTTATCACGCTCGCGCTCTTCCCCTTTTGACAAGAGAGGGAACAACCTCCTATAAAGAGTCCTATCATGGTTTTACCTTTTCGCGGTCATTTTCCTGAAACGCGTCTGCGTCGCATGCGTCGCCATGCGTGGTCGAGGGAATGGCTCAGGGAACATAGATTAACGCCTCACAACCTCGTCCAGCCTCTCTTTGTCCGCGAAGAGACTATGGAGGAGTCTGCTCACGCCATGCCCGCCATGACGCCCGTCACGCTGGACGGACTGATACAGAAAGGGCGTGAAGCCTTGTCCTATGGTATCGGGAGCGTCATGCTCTTTCCCATCGTCCCTGCATCGAAAAAGGACGAGCGCGCCTCAGACGCTGTCAATCCAGACAACCTTATCTGTCGCGCTATCAAGCACTTAAGACATCATGTACCCTCCTTAGGCGTCATCTGTGATGTGGCGCTAGACCCCTACACATCCCATGGCCATGACGGCCTATGGCGTCATGGTGATGTGGATAACGACAAGACTTTAGAGATTTTGACTCGCCAAGCCATCATGCAAGCCGACGCTGGCTGTCACGTCCTTGCCCCTTCTGATATGATGGATGGCCGTATTGGCGCTATACGCCAAGCCCTCGATAGGCATGGCGCTCACCATGTCCTCATCTTGTCTTATGCCGCAAAATATGCATCGTCTTTGTATGCTCCTTTCCGCGATGTTTTAGGAAGCACACGCTCTCTACAGGGCGCAAGCAAGGAGCAATACCAAATGGCGATAGCGAATCGGGAAGAGGCGTTGCGTGAAGTCATGATGGATATCGAGGAAGGCGCGGATATGGTCATGGTCAAGCCCGGCTTATGTTACCTCGATGTCCTCCATTGCCTTAAGGAGCATTATGCTTTTCCCCTTGCGGCATACCATGTAAGTGGTGAATATGCCATGCTCCATGCTGCTGCGGAAAAAGGCTATCTCTCCTATGACGATGCCCTCTTAGAGAGTTTGCTAGCCATCAAACGGGCTGGCGCGACTATGATTATCAGCTATGGCGCTCTCGATGCGGCGCGCCTCCTACAGCCATGACGATGCATCCTCCCCTCCATGATGTCATTATCCTTGACATGACGCGGGTTCTCGCTGGGCCTTATTGCACCATGATACTACGTCACTTGGGCGCTCGTGTCATCAAAGTAGAAAAACCTCCGTTGGGTGATGACTCAAGGGGCATAGGCCCCTTCATCAATGGGAAATCCGCCTATTTTGCTGCCCTCAATCGTGGGAAAGAAAGCATTGCCCTCTCGCTAGAACATGCGCGTGATAGGAAAATTTTCGACTCTCTCCTCTCCATGAGCCACGTGCTCGTGGAAAATGCGCGTCCCCATGCCCTCTCCCGTTATGGCTATGATTGGGAGACTCTCCATAGACGCTGGCCACACCTACATTATGCGTCTATCAGTGGCTTTGGCCATGATGGCCCCTATCACATGCACCCATCCTATGACATCATTGCCCAAGCGATGGGAGGACTCATGAGCCTCACAGGCGAAGAAGGACGGGAAGGTGTGCGCGTTGGCGTCTCTATTGGCGACATTGCCGCAGGGTTATTCGCTGTCATCGCTATTCTGGCGGCCTTGCGCAAAGAAGGAACAGGAACACGTATCGATATCTCTATGTTGGATTGTCAAATTGCCCTTTTAGAAAATGCCATCGCCCGTTTCGACGCAGGACTGACGCCACAAAGCACAGGCACGCGCCATCCCACCATCACGCCCTTCGATGTCTTTCCCACCAGAGACCATCCCCTTGCCATCGCCGCTGGTAACAATAAACTCTTTGGACTCTTGGCAGAGAGTATCGGACGAGCAGACCTTATCACGCATCCCCTCTTTAAAGACAACGCCACACGCACACAACACCAAGCACAGCTCAAAAACATCATTGCCCGCGCCTTACAAAAAAAAGCCAGAGACCATTGGCTCACAAGGTTGAGGACGATGGGCGTGCCAGTCGCTCCCATTCATGGTGTCGCTGAGATTCTCCGTGACCCTCAACTCCACCACCGCCAGATGATCATGAAAGGAGATGACCCCGCCATGGGACCCACCCACATTGTCGGCACGCCCCTCAAGATAAGCACCATAGAGGATGGAGACAT includes:
- the hemB gene encoding porphobilinogen synthase — its product is MVLPFRGHFPETRLRRMRRHAWSREWLREHRLTPHNLVQPLFVREETMEESAHAMPAMTPVTLDGLIQKGREALSYGIGSVMLFPIVPASKKDERASDAVNPDNLICRAIKHLRHHVPSLGVICDVALDPYTSHGHDGLWRHGDVDNDKTLEILTRQAIMQADAGCHVLAPSDMMDGRIGAIRQALDRHGAHHVLILSYAAKYASSLYAPFRDVLGSTRSLQGASKEQYQMAIANREEALREVMMDIEEGADMVMVKPGLCYLDVLHCLKEHYAFPLAAYHVSGEYAMLHAAAEKGYLSYDDALLESLLAIKRAGATMIISYGALDAARLLQP
- a CDS encoding CoA transferase; translation: MTMHPPLHDVIILDMTRVLAGPYCTMILRHLGARVIKVEKPPLGDDSRGIGPFINGKSAYFAALNRGKESIALSLEHARDRKIFDSLLSMSHVLVENARPHALSRYGYDWETLHRRWPHLHYASISGFGHDGPYHMHPSYDIIAQAMGGLMSLTGEEGREGVRVGVSIGDIAAGLFAVIAILAALRKEGTGTRIDISMLDCQIALLENAIARFDAGLTPQSTGTRHPTITPFDVFPTRDHPLAIAAGNNKLFGLLAESIGRADLITHPLFKDNATRTQHQAQLKNIIARALQKKARDHWLTRLRTMGVPVAPIHGVAEILRDPQLHHRQMIMKGDDPAMGPTHIVGTPLKISTIEDGDMPFDTEQPSPALDSHRHALLQEIEQKS